The following coding sequences are from one Candidatus Polarisedimenticolia bacterium window:
- the ettA gene encoding energy-dependent translational throttle protein EttA, translating into MSPEYIFSMKDLRKVVPPKREILRGIWLSFYYGAKIGVLGLNGSGKSTLLRIMAGEEKDFAGEATPAKGIRIGFLPQEPRLDPGKTVLGNVEEGVATTRALLDRYNAISDKLGEPMKPEAMEKLLEEQADVQEKIEMANAWELDRTLEMAMEALRCPPPDADVSTISGGERRRVALCRLLLSRPDMLLLDEPTNHLDAESVAWLERFLKEYQGTVVAVTHDRYFLDNAAGWILELDRGAGIPWEGNYSSWLEQKQARLAQEEKTASARQRTLARELEWVRSSPRARQAKSKARLEAYEKLLAEEAERAPESVEIFIPPGPRLGDVVVEAEDLRKGYGDRILFEGLSFKLPRGGIVGVIGPNGAGKTTLFRMIAGQEKPDAGTLRLGETVRLAYVDQSRDLLDPENNVWEAITESQDPILLGKRSVASRSYVASFNFKGSDQQKKVKDLSGGERNRVHLARILKTGANVLMLDEPTNDLDVDTLRALEEALLEFAGCAVIISHDRWFLDRVATHMLAFEGDSQVVWFAGNYQDYNADFHRRKGTDADQPHRIKYHRLAQ; encoded by the coding sequence GTGTCTCCCGAATATATCTTTTCGATGAAGGACCTGCGCAAAGTCGTCCCGCCGAAGCGCGAGATCCTGCGCGGAATCTGGCTCTCGTTCTATTACGGTGCCAAAATCGGCGTCCTCGGCCTGAATGGCTCCGGCAAGAGCACTCTCCTGCGGATCATGGCCGGGGAGGAGAAGGATTTCGCCGGCGAGGCGACCCCGGCCAAAGGGATAAGAATCGGCTTCCTGCCGCAAGAGCCCCGGCTCGACCCCGGCAAGACCGTCCTCGGCAACGTCGAGGAGGGGGTGGCGACGACGCGCGCCCTGCTCGACCGGTACAACGCCATCAGCGACAAGCTGGGTGAGCCGATGAAGCCGGAAGCTATGGAGAAGCTTCTGGAGGAACAAGCGGACGTGCAGGAGAAGATCGAGATGGCCAACGCCTGGGAGCTCGATCGGACCCTCGAGATGGCCATGGAGGCCCTGCGCTGTCCGCCGCCCGATGCCGACGTCTCAACCATCAGCGGCGGCGAGCGCCGCCGCGTCGCACTCTGCCGGCTGCTGTTGTCGCGCCCCGACATGCTGTTGCTCGATGAGCCCACCAACCATCTCGACGCCGAATCGGTCGCGTGGCTGGAGCGTTTCCTGAAGGAATACCAGGGCACGGTCGTGGCGGTCACCCACGACCGCTATTTCCTCGACAACGCCGCCGGCTGGATCCTCGAGCTCGACCGCGGCGCCGGCATTCCCTGGGAAGGAAACTACTCCTCCTGGCTGGAGCAGAAGCAGGCGCGCCTGGCGCAGGAGGAGAAAACCGCGAGCGCCCGGCAGCGCACTCTGGCGCGTGAGCTGGAATGGGTGCGCAGCTCGCCGCGCGCGCGCCAGGCGAAGAGCAAGGCGCGCCTCGAGGCCTACGAGAAGCTCCTGGCCGAAGAAGCGGAGCGGGCTCCGGAATCGGTCGAGATCTTCATTCCCCCGGGACCACGGCTGGGCGACGTCGTGGTCGAGGCCGAGGACCTTCGCAAGGGTTACGGCGACCGGATCCTGTTCGAAGGCCTCAGCTTCAAGCTGCCGCGCGGTGGCATCGTGGGGGTGATCGGCCCCAATGGGGCCGGCAAGACCACGCTGTTCCGCATGATCGCGGGGCAGGAGAAGCCGGATGCCGGCACGCTGCGCCTCGGCGAGACGGTGCGTCTGGCGTACGTGGACCAGAGCCGTGACCTCCTCGACCCGGAGAACAACGTCTGGGAAGCGATTACCGAATCACAGGACCCGATTCTTCTTGGCAAACGAAGTGTCGCTTCACGCTCCTATGTCGCCTCGTTCAATTTCAAGGGGTCCGATCAGCAGAAGAAGGTAAAGGATCTTTCGGGCGGTGAGCGTAACCGGGTCCACCTGGCGCGCATCCTGAAGACAGGGGCCAATGTCCTGATGCTCGACGAGCCGACCAACGATCTCGACGTCGATACGCTGCGGGCTTTGGAGGAGGCGCTCCTCGAGTTCGCCGGCTGCGCCGTCATCATCAGCCACGATCGCTGGTTTCTGGATCGGGTTGCCACCCACATGCTCGCCTTCGAGGGCGACAGTCAGGTGGTCTGGTTCGCGGGAAACTACCAGGACTACAACGCCGACTTCCACCGGCGCAAGGGTACCGACGCCGACCAGCCGCACCGGATCAAGTATCACCGGCTGGCTCAGTAA
- a CDS encoding YciI family protein, with protein sequence MFIVELTYKASLEQIDAQMRPHVAWLKKYYAAGNFLISGRQIPRTGGIIVAVAESREKIEAIMAEDPFCSHGLAEARIIEFRASQRAEDIPGRVAQS encoded by the coding sequence ATGTTCATCGTCGAGCTCACCTACAAGGCATCTCTCGAGCAGATCGACGCGCAGATGCGCCCCCACGTCGCGTGGCTCAAGAAGTACTACGCCGCAGGGAATTTCCTGATTTCCGGCCGGCAGATCCCGCGCACGGGAGGGATCATCGTGGCCGTGGCTGAATCACGCGAGAAGATTGAGGCGATCATGGCGGAGGATCCGTTCTGCAGTCACGGGCTCGCCGAGGCACGCATTATCGAGTTTCGCGCCAGCCAGCGCGCCGAGGATATCCCCGGCCGGGTCGCGCAATCCTGA